One window of the Microbispora sp. ZYX-F-249 genome contains the following:
- a CDS encoding cation:proton antiporter, giving the protein MSALLPAFAGVLLLAVLLSSLANRTILSTAALFLVAGFVLGNGVLGVMPIAPDDEIVGTLAELALFAVLFTDGMRVGWTELREAWKLPGRALGWGLPLTLVITAVGAHYLVGLGWIESLLIGAILSPTDPVFAAALVGNEKVPPRLRRLLNVESGVNDGLALPFVMVFLAVAAGSHNLHLGELALELAVGVLIGVAVPWLAIKLERTRWFSASTAYEPLNALAIGLLVLALGKATHGNLFLAAFCAGITVATFGERQRESFEHFGELIAELFKLGALLVFGALISPALLGSVGWVGWVFAILALVVARPVAIWVSFLGSGLGVREQAATAWFGPKGFASVVYGLIVLGSGIVAAQQVFQLVAVTIVASILLHSSTDILVARWFDDEREVPAWYGAARRLRGHVRRSNES; this is encoded by the coding sequence ATGAGTGCTCTGCTGCCGGCGTTCGCCGGTGTCCTGCTGCTGGCCGTGCTGCTGTCCAGCCTGGCCAACCGCACGATCCTGTCCACCGCGGCGTTGTTCCTGGTCGCCGGGTTCGTCCTGGGCAATGGCGTGCTGGGCGTGATGCCGATCGCTCCGGACGACGAGATCGTCGGCACGCTGGCGGAGCTCGCGCTGTTCGCGGTGCTGTTCACCGACGGCATGCGGGTCGGCTGGACAGAGCTGCGCGAGGCATGGAAGCTGCCCGGGCGGGCGCTCGGCTGGGGCCTGCCGCTCACGCTGGTGATCACCGCGGTCGGCGCGCACTACCTGGTCGGGCTGGGCTGGATCGAGTCGCTGCTGATCGGGGCGATCCTCTCGCCCACCGACCCGGTGTTCGCCGCCGCGCTGGTCGGCAACGAGAAGGTGCCACCCCGGCTGCGCCGGCTGCTCAACGTCGAGTCGGGCGTCAACGACGGGCTGGCCCTGCCGTTCGTGATGGTGTTCCTCGCGGTCGCCGCGGGCTCGCACAACCTGCACCTCGGTGAGCTCGCACTGGAGCTCGCCGTCGGGGTGCTGATCGGCGTGGCCGTCCCGTGGTTGGCCATCAAACTGGAGCGCACTCGCTGGTTCTCCGCCTCCACCGCCTACGAGCCGCTGAACGCGCTGGCCATCGGCCTGCTGGTGCTGGCGCTCGGCAAGGCCACGCACGGCAACCTGTTCCTGGCCGCCTTCTGCGCCGGCATCACGGTGGCGACCTTCGGCGAGCGGCAGCGCGAGTCGTTCGAGCACTTCGGCGAGTTGATCGCCGAGCTGTTCAAGCTGGGCGCCCTGCTGGTGTTCGGCGCGTTGATCAGCCCGGCGCTGCTGGGCTCGGTCGGCTGGGTGGGCTGGGTGTTCGCGATTCTGGCGCTGGTTGTGGCCCGGCCGGTGGCCATCTGGGTGTCCTTCCTCGGCTCGGGCCTGGGCGTGCGTGAGCAGGCCGCGACGGCCTGGTTCGGGCCCAAGGGCTTCGCCTCGGTCGTCTACGGGCTCATCGTGCTGGGCTCGGGCATCGTCGCCGCCCAGCAGGTCTTCCAGCTCGTCGCGGTGACCATCGTCGCGTCGATCCTGCTGCACTCCTCCACCGACATCCTGGTGGCCCGCTGGTTCGACGACGAGCGTGAGGTCCCCGCCTGGTATGGTGCCGCCCGCCGGCTGCGCGGACACGTACGCCGCAGTAATGAGTCATGA